Proteins from a single region of Gasterosteus aculeatus chromosome Y, fGasAcu3.hap1.1, whole genome shotgun sequence:
- the LOC144391212 gene encoding purine nucleoside phosphorylase-like has product MRIYHVFPPALVTYPVRVFYLLGVETVIVTNAAEELNGSYNVGDIMIIKDHINMPGFAGQNPLCGPNDIRFGERFPCMSDAYDRDLRSVARQTAEEQGCGGFLQEGVYCRLAGLSYETIAECKLLHMLGADCVGMSTVPEVVVARHCGLRVLGLSLVTNKVVTDYDSAEKANHEEVLRTTQRRTQDQERLVSQLIANI; this is encoded by the exons ATGAGGATATACCACGTTTTCCCACCAGCACTG GTGACGTACCCGGTGCGAGTCTTCTACCTCCTGGGCGTAGAGACTGTGATCGTGACAAATGCTGCGGAAGAACTTAATGGCAGCTACAACGTGGGGGACATCATGATCATTAAGGATCACATCAACATGCCGGGCTTCGCGGGGCAGAACCCGCTGTGTGGACCCAACGACATCAG GTTTGGAGAGCGCTTCCCCTGTATGTCGGACGCATATGACCGTGATCTGAGGTCTGTGGCCAGGCagacagcagaggagcaggGCTGCGgcggcttcctgcaggaaggcgTTTACTGCAGGCTGGCTGGACTGTCATACGAGACCATTGCAGAGTGCAAACTCCTGCACATGCTGGGCGCTGACTGTGTGG GCATGAGCACAGTTCCAGAGGTGGTGGTGGCTCGTCACTGCGGCTTGCGTGTCTTGGGTCTGTCCCTTGTCACCAACAAGGTCGTGACAGACTACGACAGCGCTGAGAAGGCCAACCACGAGGAGGTGCTGAGGACCACCCAGCGAAGAACGCAGGACCAGGAGAGGCTCGTCAGCCAGCTCATCGCCAACATCTAG
- the LOC144391213 gene encoding uncharacterized protein LOC144391213 — protein sequence MAGRRLTFNSPSTPLRGHQLSASPQTDEKKLLMLSVDRLVNSNNKLPISTSGSLHWSVRDSAGFCPRRRGTDSKKRRRAHDPTIAEALRRLHNSETNYRRYEPEQGLISPHNEAVTSYLLREKSRFRRRHCVRL from the exons atggctggacgacgtctcacgttcaactcgccttcaactcctctccgcggtcaccaactatcggccagtccgcagacagacgagaagaagctgctgatgctctcagtggatcgtctcgtcaactccaacaacaaactgccgatatcaacgagcggttcgctccactggagcgttcgggactctgcgggtttctgtccacggaggagaggaaccgactcaaagaagaggagacgggcgcacgatcccacgatagcg gaagcgctgcgccgtcttcacaactccgagacgaattacaggcgctacgaaccagagcaagg actaatctcacctcataatgaggcggtgacctcgtatttgctccgggaaaagtccagatttagacgacgtcattgtgt ccgcctgtga